One window of the Lynx canadensis isolate LIC74 chromosome D3, mLynCan4.pri.v2, whole genome shotgun sequence genome contains the following:
- the VPS29 gene encoding vacuolar protein sorting-associated protein 29 isoform X1, producing MAGHRLVLVLGDLHIPHRCNSLPAKFKKLLVPGKIQHILCTGNLCTKESYDYLKTLAGDVHIVRGDFDENLNYPEQKVVTVGQFKIGLIHGHQVIPWGDMASLALLQRQFDVDILISGHTHKFEAFEHENKFYINPGSATGAYNALETNIIPSFVLMDIQASTVVTYVYQLIGDDVKVERIEYKKS from the exons ATG GCTGGGCACAGA TTGGTGTTGGTATTAGGAGACCTGCACATCCCACACCGGTGCAACAGTTTGCCGGCTAAATTCAAAAAACTGCTGGTGCCGGGAAAGATTCAGCACATTCTCTGTACTGGAAACCTTTGCACCAAAGAGAGTTATGACTATCTCAAGACTCTGGCCGGTGATGTTCATATTGTGAGAGGAGACTTCGATGAG AATCTGAATTATCCAGAACAGAAAGTTGTGACTGTTGGGCAGTTCAAAATTGGTTTGATCCATGGGCATCAAGTTATTCCTTGGGGAGACATGGCCAGCTTAGCCCTGTTGCAGAGGCAGTTTGATGTGGACATTCTTATTTcgggacacacacacaaatttgaaGCATTTgagcatgaaaataaattttacattaatcCAGGTTCTGCCACTGGAGCATATAATGCCTTGGAAAC aaacattATTCCTTCATTTGTGTTGATGGATATCCAGGCTTCTACAGTTGTCACTTATGTGTATCAGCTAATTGGAGATGATGTGAAAGTAGAACGAATTGAAtacaaaaaatcttaa
- the FAM216A gene encoding protein FAM216A — MPGQGPVSDWTECSSSAEPPAVARTEGGGGGSPGLSYYQNSKGIDRIKDGPNTHIAKLQELWKTPQIQAINIPKSMTDASFLKQPDFTLGQKRYLCSIAKIYNANYLRILMKKQYMHVIQRNSQKPGIFTHHRSRLISRHSQKQHYPCTTWRHQLERVDLGPSNIAAAPAPEMILQHSLWRPVRNKEGLKTGYASKTRCKSLKIFRKPGRLFMQSVSTNDSESYMNEEKKEEDLLNKYMQSMSIEEQEHVMLT; from the exons ATGCCGGGCCAGGGTCCGGTGTCCGACTGGACAGAATGCAGCTCTTCTGCAGAGCCTCCCGCAGTGGCCAGAACCGAGGGTGGCGGCGGCGG aTCACCTGGACTTTCTTATTATCAGAATTCCAAAGGTATTG ACAGAATCAAAGACGGACCCAACACACACATAGCCAAGCTGCAAGAGTTATGGAAAACTCCTCAAATTCAAGCAATTAACATCCCTAAATCAATGACAGATGCGTCTTTTCTAAAG CAGCCAGACTTCACCTTAGGCCAGAAGCGTTATCTGTGCAGCATTGCTAAGATCTATAATGCAAACTACCTGCGGATATTAATGAAGAAGCAGTATATGCATGTGATCCAGCGCAACTCACAAAAGCCAG GTATCTTCACTCATCACAGAAGCCGCCTCATTTCTCGTCACTCACAAAAGCAGCATTACCCCTGCACCACATGGCGACACCAGTTGGAGAGAGTGGACTTGGGGCCTTCTAACATCGCAGCTGCACCTGCACCTGAAATGATCCTGCAACATTCACTCTGGCGACCAGTGAGGAACAAAGAAGG TTTAAAAACTGGATATGCATCCAAAACAAGATGTAAGTCACTGAAGATTTTTAGAAAACCAGGCAGACTGTTCATGCAATCAg tttctaCAAATGATTCTGAATCCtacatgaatgaagaaaaaaaggaagaagatttaCTAAATAAGTATATGCAATCAATGTCAATTGAAGAACAAGAACATGTGATGTTAACTTGA
- the VPS29 gene encoding vacuolar protein sorting-associated protein 29 isoform X2: MLVLVLGDLHIPHRCNSLPAKFKKLLVPGKIQHILCTGNLCTKESYDYLKTLAGDVHIVRGDFDENLNYPEQKVVTVGQFKIGLIHGHQVIPWGDMASLALLQRQFDVDILISGHTHKFEAFEHENKFYINPGSATGAYNALETNIIPSFVLMDIQASTVVTYVYQLIGDDVKVERIEYKKS; this comes from the exons ATG TTGGTGTTGGTATTAGGAGACCTGCACATCCCACACCGGTGCAACAGTTTGCCGGCTAAATTCAAAAAACTGCTGGTGCCGGGAAAGATTCAGCACATTCTCTGTACTGGAAACCTTTGCACCAAAGAGAGTTATGACTATCTCAAGACTCTGGCCGGTGATGTTCATATTGTGAGAGGAGACTTCGATGAG AATCTGAATTATCCAGAACAGAAAGTTGTGACTGTTGGGCAGTTCAAAATTGGTTTGATCCATGGGCATCAAGTTATTCCTTGGGGAGACATGGCCAGCTTAGCCCTGTTGCAGAGGCAGTTTGATGTGGACATTCTTATTTcgggacacacacacaaatttgaaGCATTTgagcatgaaaataaattttacattaatcCAGGTTCTGCCACTGGAGCATATAATGCCTTGGAAAC aaacattATTCCTTCATTTGTGTTGATGGATATCCAGGCTTCTACAGTTGTCACTTATGTGTATCAGCTAATTGGAGATGATGTGAAAGTAGAACGAATTGAAtacaaaaaatcttaa